A genomic stretch from Capricornis sumatraensis isolate serow.1 chromosome 4, serow.2, whole genome shotgun sequence includes:
- the WNT5B gene encoding protein Wnt-5b, producing the protein MPSLPALLALLFACWAPLQAAASSWWSLAMSPVQRPEMFIIGAQPVCSQLPGLSAGQRKLCQLYQEHMAYIGEGARTGIRECQHQFRQRRWNCSTVDDASVFGRVLQIGSRETAFTYAVSAAGVVNAISRACREGELSTCGCSRAARPKDLPRDWLWGGCGDNVDYGYRFAKEFVDAREREKNFAKGSEEQGRVLMNLQNNEAGRRAVYKTADVACKCHGVSGSCSLKTCWLQLAEFRKVGDQLKEKYDSAAAMRITRRGKLELVNSRFKPPTPEDLVYVDPSPDYCLRDESTGSLGTRGRLCNKTSEGLDGCALMCCGRGYDQFKSVRTERCHCRFHWCCFVRCKKCTQVVDQFVCK; encoded by the exons ATGCCCAGCCTGCCGGCCCTGCTCGCCTTGCTGTTCGCCTGCTGGGCCCCGCTCCAAGCCGCAGCCAGCTCCTGGTG GTCCTTGGCGATGAGCCCTGTGCAGAGACCCGAGATGTTCATCATCGGGGCCCAGCCTGTGTGCAGCCAGCTCCCGGGGCTGTCCGCCGGCCAGAGGAAGCTCTGCCAACTCTACCAGGAGCACATGGCCTACATCGGGGAGGGCGCCAGGACGGGCATCAGGGAGTGCCAGCATCAGTTCCGGCAGCGCCGTTGGAACTGCAGCACCGTGGACGACGCCTCCGTCTTTGGGAGAGTCCTGCAGATCG GGAGCCGGGAGACGGCCTTTACCTACGCTGTGAGCGCGGCCGGGGTGGTGAATGCTATCAGCCGCGCCTGCCGTGAGGGCGAGCTGTCCACCTGTGGCTGCAGCCGGGCCGCACGGCCCAAGGACCTGCCCCGGGACTGGCTGTGGGGCGGCTGCGGCGACAACGTGGACTACGGCTACCGCTTCGCCAAGGAGTTCGTGGACGCCCGCGAGCGGGAGAAGAATTTTGCCAAGGGCTCGGAGGAGCAGGGCCGTGTGCTCATGAACCTGCAGAACAACGAGGCAGGCAGGAGG GCTGTGTACAAGACGGCAGACGTGGCCTGCAAATGCCATGGCGTCTCGGGGTCCTGCAGCCTCAAGACCTGCTGGCTGCAGCTGGCCGAGTTCCGCAAGGTGGGGGACCAGCTGAAGGAGAAGTACGACAGCGCGGCCGCCATGCGCATCACCCGGCGCGGCAAGCTGGAGCTGGTCAACAGCCGCTTCAAGCCGCCCACCCCTGAGGACCTGGTGTACGTGGACCCCAGCCCGGACTACTGCCTGCGCGATGAGAGCACGGGCTCACTGGGCACACGGGGCCGCCTGTGCAACAAGACGTCCGAGGGCCTGGACGGCTGTGCGCTCATGTGCTGCGGCCGCGGCTACGACCAGTTCAAGAGCGTTCGGACCGAGCGCTGCCACTGCAGGTTCCACTGGTGCTGCTTCGTCCGCTGCAAGAAGTGCACGCAGGTCGTGGACCAGTTCGTCTGCAAGTAG